A stretch of Salvelinus alpinus chromosome 4, SLU_Salpinus.1, whole genome shotgun sequence DNA encodes these proteins:
- the LOC139574768 gene encoding growth/differentiation factor 9-like isoform X1 — METPLHLTIFLNYQISILLLLIGSFSLGSSPTTSNLADEFGDFTLYQHGNILSPLLKALTAQRDPWQDTTPRMKPDSRYVRYMKRLYRMSSRHERSLEGNNHLYNTVRLITPREFFMQDLSYNLDRVRAKEQLLKSVLLYSFDQEQATSMTTQCYLDVKEQAAQDQCLLCPNTHHSVNFLFHTDHRRKWVEVDITAFLRPLIQSHKKDIHLLINLTCVEGRGREAKAGGEERSGRAPVELHLRSPSLLLYLNDTSELAHQRWLPTRSQGHPRSANEMDTFESLAEFKPERRITRSKRRRLRRESPDLSTNNAQGKTSPKTILPDLLPTSDFPTSDCALYDFRVSFSELKLSHWIIFPHRYNPRYCKGTCPRAVGFIYGSPRHTFFQNMIYHILDSSVPRPSCVPLEYIPLSVLTLEGDSIAYKELDDMIATRCTCR, encoded by the exons ATGGAGACTCCTCTCCACTTGACTATTTTTCTTAATTACCAGATCTCTATTTTACTACTCTTGATCGGCAGCTTTTCACTTGGCTCGTCCCCGACCACGTCAAATCTAGCTGACGAGTTTGGCGATTTTACTTTGTACCAACATGGCAATATCTTGTCACCCCTTCTGAAGGCGCTAACAGCACAGCGAGATCCATGGCAAGACACGACTCCAAGAATGAAACCTGATTCGAGATATGTTCGATACATGAAAAGACTGTACAGGATGTCGTCGAGACATGAGAGGAGTTTGGAAGGGAACAACCACCTGTACAACACAGTTCGACTTATAACCCCGCGGG AGTTCTTCATGCAAGACCTCTCCTACAATCTGGACCGTGTCAGAGCCAAGGAGCAGCTCCTGAAGTCTGTCCTGCTGTACTCCTTTGACCAAGAGCAGGCCACGTCCATGACTACCCAATGTTACCTAGATGTGAAAGAGCAGGCTGCCCAGGATCAGTGTCTTCTCTGCCCCAACACCCATCACTCAGTCAACTTCCTGTTCCATACGGACCACAGGAGGAAGTGGGTTGAG GTGGACATCACGGCGTTCCTCCGACCTCTCATCCAGTCCCACAAGAAGGACATCCATTTGCTGATCAACCTGACGTGTGTGGAGGGCAGAGGCAGGGAGGCTaaggctggaggagaggagaggagcggtaGGGCCCCCGTGGAGCTCCACCTAAGGTCTCCGTCCTTGCTCCTGTACCTCAATGACACCAGCGAGCTGGCTCACCAAAGATGGCTGCCCACCAGGTCACAAGGTCATCCGAGGTCAGCCAATGAGATGGACACCTTTGAGAGCCTGGCGGAGTTCAAACCGGAGCGAAGGATCACCCGGAGCAAGAGGAGGAGACTGAGGAGAGAATCTCCAGATCTATCCACGAACAACGCACAAGGCAAAACGAGCCCGAAGACCATCCTCCCGGACCTCCTCCCGACTTCTGACTTCCCTACGAGCGACTGTGCCTTGTACGACTTCAGAGTGAGCTTCAGTGAGCTCAAACTGAGCCATTGGATCATTTTCCCCCACAGGTACAACCCCAGGTACTGTAAAGGCACGTGTCCCAGGGCTGTGGGGTTCATCTACGGTTCCCCCAGACACACTTTCTTCCAGAACATGATCTACCACATACTGGACTCCTCTGTGCCACGGCCTTCGTGTGTTCCCTTGGAGTACATCCCCCTGAGTGTTTTAACCCTTGAAGGTGACTCCATTGCCTACAAGGAGTTAGATGACATGATCGCTACGAGGTGCACATGCCGCTAA
- the LOC139574767 gene encoding cytochrome b-c1 complex subunit 8-like — protein MGRHFGDLAKIRHVITYSLSPFEQRAFPNYFSKGIPNVWRRFTSSVFKVAPPMICMYLTYTWGNHVHSEGKRKVAADYENEE, from the exons ATGGGTCGCCACTTTGGAGATTTGGCCAAGATCAGGCATGTGATCACCTATAGTCTATCCCCCTTCGAGCAGAGGGCTTTCCCCAACTACTTCTCTAAAGGAATCCCAAACGTCTGGAGACGATTCACATCATCCGTCTTCAAAGTTGCTCCCC CAATGATCTGCATGTACCTGACATACACCTGGGGCAACCATGTCCACTCAGAAGGAAAGAGGAAGGTTGCTGCTGACTACGAGAATGAAGAGTGA
- the LOC139574784 gene encoding septin-8-A-like isoform X2 has product MAATDIDIFANEEERCLELSGHVGFDSLPDQLVSKSVTQGFCFNILCVGETGIGKSTLMNTLFNTLFEAEEASHYQNGVYLRPRTYDLKESNVQLKLTVVDTVGFGDQINKEESFKPIVDYIDTQFETYLQEEMKIKRSLFDYHDTRIHICLYFIAPTGHSLKSLDLVTMKKLDSKVNIIPIIAKADTISKSELHKFKIKIMSELVSNGVQIHQFPTEDEAVTEINSSMNAHLPFAVVGSVEEVEVGNKMVKARLYPWGTVQVENESHCDFVKLREMLLRVNMEDLREQTHARHYELYRRCKLEEMGFTDTDPDNKPFSLQETYEAKRREFLGDLQHNEDDMRQMFVNKVKETEAELKVKERELHERFEQLKRMHQEEKRNLEEKRSDLEEEMNDFNRRKVAAETLMGQSLQGSSQPFRKDKKN; this is encoded by the exons ATGGCCGCCACGGACATAGACATTTTCGCT AATGAAGAGGAACGTTGCCTGGAGCTGAGCGGCCATGTTGGGTTTGACAGTCTTCCAGACCAGTTGGTCAGTAAATCAGTCACACAGGGATTCTGCTTCAACATCCTGTGTGTCG GTGAGACAGGGATAGGGAAGTCAACGTTGATGAACACGCTGTTCAACACACTGTTTGAGGCCGAGGAGGCCAGCCACTACCAGAACGGTGTGTACCTGCGGCCCAGGACCTACGACCTGAAGGAGAGCAACGTTCAGCTCAAACTGACCGTAGTCGACACCGTGGGGTTCGGAGACCAGATCAACAAGGAGGAGAG CTTCAAACCCATAGTGGACTATATCGACACCCAGTTTGAGACCTACCTGCAGGAGGAGATGAAGATCAAGCGTTCCCTGTTCGACTACCACGACACCAGGATTCATATCTGTCTCTACTTCATCGCCCCCACCGGACACTCTCTCAAATCACTGGATCTGGTCACCATGAAGAAACTGGACAGCAAG GTAAACATCATCCCCATCATTGCCAAGGCAGACACCATATCTAAGAGCGAGCTGCACAAGTTCAAGATCAAGATCATGTCAGAGCTGGTGAGCAACGGTGTTCAGATCCACCAGTTCCCTACTGAGGACGAGGCTGTCACCGAGATCAACTCCTCTATGAAT GCCCATCTGCCCTTCGCTGTGGTGGGGAGTGTTGAGGAGGTTGAAGTGGGGAATAAGATGGTGAAAGCCAGACTGTACCCCTGGGGAACTGTACAGG TGGAGAACGAGAGCCACTGTGACTTTGTGAAGCTGAGAGAGATGTTGCTGAGAGTGAACATGGAAGACCTGAGAGAGCAGACTCACGCCAGACACTACGAGCTCTACAGACGCTGCAAACTGGAGGAGATGGGATTTACAGATACAGACCCCGACAACAAACCCTTTAG TCTGCAGGAGACGTATGAGGCCAAGCGGAGAGAGTTCCTGGGGGATCTGCAGCATAACGAGGACGACATGAGACAGATGTTTGTCAACAAGGTGAAGGAGACCGAGGCAGAGCTGAAAGTAAAGGAGAGGGAG CTCCATGAGAGGTTTGAGCAGCTGAAGAGGATGCatcaggaggagaagaggaatctggaggagaagaggagtgacctggaggaagagatGAACGACTTCAACAGGAGGAAGGTGGCAGCTGAGACGCTGATGGGTCAGTCTCTACAGGGATCCTCACAACCATTCAGAAAGGACAAGAAGAA
- the LOC139574782 gene encoding ankyrin repeat domain-containing protein SOWAHA-like: protein MALTQETILTFLLDHGGKVKNSDLLNNFKPQINCSDPAEKKHNRDIFKTIINSVAVVKQIDDVKFVVVKKRFHDFVKEGIHSTTEKSDLDESICSQNTSFSPSPSEHSETSAISKSGRILNSDIENNNSCCVSSIHGNCLNDIVKHMPLHINELGGRPNAHPAGYGGAVRSSNLIKNTYQETPTIKILNVSADLGIRKTGKMTGPVFAIVAVKSPPQSQREDPVLTRQDGLNNKVSVGPKTSEIPSMLAKRLPTPLPPEAAVTPKPPGRVSSEWGTGTYTSPGAKIRHPELGVAPQTSGSPQLRRTPNKHLKQGDNIKDVNKYSESQSPQLKRTPNKLLKQGNDTTNDLTTAANKVTTKDANKYSDQSIPLEAAAHEWLVKSAAGLWGHIYRLLLQDPQLAEKKDFISGFTALHWAAKGGNTDMVRNILDISRKRGTEVDVNSRTQAGYTPLHIAVIHGHDGVITLLVRDYGASVNIRDNDGKKSYHYLEKGVSSELRELLGDPRVSQQDRCQDKQEDEEDRELPRGLNTLSRLMGHRKRNKNHAGEDTEDDRKDGPQPYHRRHFSDMFYHH from the coding sequence ATGGCTTTGACTCAAGAAACTATTTTGACTTTTTTGTTGGATCACGGGGGCAAAGTGAAGAATTCGGATTTGCTGAATAATTTTAAACCTCAGATCAATTGCAGTGATCCCGCGGAAAAGAAGCACAATAGAGATATATTCAAGACAATTATAAACAGCGTTGCGGTCGTCAAACAGATCGATGATGTCAAGTTTGTCGTTGTAAAGAAAAGGTTTCACGACTTTGTGAAAGAGGGAATACATTCAACCACTGAGAAGTCGGACTTGGACGAGAGTATTTGCAGTCAAAACACGTCGTTCTCACCCAGTCCTTCAGAACACAGTGAAACTTCAGCCATTTCCAAATCTGGTAGGATACTGAACTCTGACATTGAAAATAACAATTCATGTTGTGTTTCAAGCATACATGGAAATTGTTTAAACGATATTGTAAAACATATGCCTCTGCATATAAATGAATTGGGGGGAAGACCTAATGCACACCCAGCAGGTTATGGGGGCGCAGTTAGGTCAAGTAACCTTATCAAAAATACTTATCAAGAAACACCCACAATCAAGATACTGAATGTTTCAGCTGATCTAGGGATCAGAAAAACTGGAAAAATGACTGGCCCTGTGTTTGCTATAGTGGCAGTGAAATCTCCACCACAATCACAGAGAGAAGATCCAGTACTGACGAGGCAGGATGGATTAAATAACAAAGTGTCTGTGGGACCAAAAACTTCTGAGATTCCAAGCATGTTGGCAAAGAGACTTCCCACTCCTCTACCACCAGAGGCAGCCGTGACTCCTAAACCCCCAGGCAGAGTGAGCTCAGAGTGGGGTACGGGCACCTACACCTCCCCTGGGGCTAAAATCAGACATCCAGAGCTAGGAGTAGCACCACAAACATCTGGCTCTCCACAGCTGAGGAGAACCCCAAACAAGCACCTGAAACAAGGGGACAATATCAAGGATGTCAATAAGTACTCTGAGTCTCAGTCTCCACAGCTGAAGAGAACCCCAAACAAGCTCCTGAAACAGGGCAACGACACCACCAATGATCTCACCACGGCGGCCAATAAGGTTACCACTAAAGATGCCAATAAGTACTCTGATCAATCTATCCCTTTGGAAGCTGCAGCTCATGAGTGGCTGGTGAAGTCTGCTGCCGGTCTCTGGGGACATATCTACAGGCTCCTGTTACAGGACCCGCAGCTGGCCGAGAAGAAAGATTTCATCTCGGGTTTCACTGCCCTCCACTGGGCGGCCAAGGGCGGCAATACAGACATGGTCCGCAACATCCTGGACATCTCCAGGAAGAGAGGCACGGAGGTGGACGTCAACAGCAGAACACAGGCGGGTTATACTCCTCTACACATCGCTGTCATACACGGACATGATGGAGTCATAACCTTGCTGGTGAGAGACTACGGAGCCAGTGTGAATATAAGGGATAATGATGGGAAGAAGTCGTACCACTACCTGGAGAAAGGTGTGTCATCTGAGCTCAGGGAACTGCTAGGGGACCCACGGGTATCCCAACAGGACAGGTGTCAGGACAAGcaagaggatgaggaggacagGGAGCTACCCAGGGGACTGAATACACTGAGCAGACTGATGGGACACAGGAAGAGAAACAAAAACCACGCTGGTGAAGACACAGAGGATGACAGAAAGGATGGGCCACAGCCGTACCATCGCAGACACTTCTCAGACATGTTCTATCATCATTGA
- the LOC139574768 gene encoding growth/differentiation factor 9-like isoform X2, with amino-acid sequence METPLHLTIFLNYQISILLLLIGSFSLGSSPTTSNLADEFGDFTLYQHGNILSPLLKALTAQRDPWQDTTPRMKPDSRYVRYMKRLYRMSSRHERSLEGNNHLYNTVRLITPRGECLEQSKEFFMQDLSYNLDRVRAKEQLLKSVLLYSFDQEQATSMTTQCYLDVKEQAAQDQCLLCPNTHHSVNFLFHTDHRRKWVEVDITAFLRPLIQSHKKDIHLLINLTCVEGRGREAKAGGEERSGRAPVELHLRSPSLLLYLNDTSELAHQRWLPTRSQGHPRSANEMDTFESLAEFKPERRITRSKRRRLRRESPDLSTNNAQGKTSPKTILPDLLPTSDFPTSDCALYDFRVSFSELKLSHWIIFPHRYNPRYCKGTCPRAVGFIYGSPRHTFFQNMIYHILDSSVPRPSCVPLEYIPLSVLTLEGDSIAYKELDDMIATRCTCR; translated from the exons ATGGAGACTCCTCTCCACTTGACTATTTTTCTTAATTACCAGATCTCTATTTTACTACTCTTGATCGGCAGCTTTTCACTTGGCTCGTCCCCGACCACGTCAAATCTAGCTGACGAGTTTGGCGATTTTACTTTGTACCAACATGGCAATATCTTGTCACCCCTTCTGAAGGCGCTAACAGCACAGCGAGATCCATGGCAAGACACGACTCCAAGAATGAAACCTGATTCGAGATATGTTCGATACATGAAAAGACTGTACAGGATGTCGTCGAGACATGAGAGGAGTTTGGAAGGGAACAACCACCTGTACAACACAGTTCGACTTATAACCCCGCGGGGTGAGTGCCTGGAGCAAAGCAAAG AGTTCTTCATGCAAGACCTCTCCTACAATCTGGACCGTGTCAGAGCCAAGGAGCAGCTCCTGAAGTCTGTCCTGCTGTACTCCTTTGACCAAGAGCAGGCCACGTCCATGACTACCCAATGTTACCTAGATGTGAAAGAGCAGGCTGCCCAGGATCAGTGTCTTCTCTGCCCCAACACCCATCACTCAGTCAACTTCCTGTTCCATACGGACCACAGGAGGAAGTGGGTTGAG GTGGACATCACGGCGTTCCTCCGACCTCTCATCCAGTCCCACAAGAAGGACATCCATTTGCTGATCAACCTGACGTGTGTGGAGGGCAGAGGCAGGGAGGCTaaggctggaggagaggagaggagcggtaGGGCCCCCGTGGAGCTCCACCTAAGGTCTCCGTCCTTGCTCCTGTACCTCAATGACACCAGCGAGCTGGCTCACCAAAGATGGCTGCCCACCAGGTCACAAGGTCATCCGAGGTCAGCCAATGAGATGGACACCTTTGAGAGCCTGGCGGAGTTCAAACCGGAGCGAAGGATCACCCGGAGCAAGAGGAGGAGACTGAGGAGAGAATCTCCAGATCTATCCACGAACAACGCACAAGGCAAAACGAGCCCGAAGACCATCCTCCCGGACCTCCTCCCGACTTCTGACTTCCCTACGAGCGACTGTGCCTTGTACGACTTCAGAGTGAGCTTCAGTGAGCTCAAACTGAGCCATTGGATCATTTTCCCCCACAGGTACAACCCCAGGTACTGTAAAGGCACGTGTCCCAGGGCTGTGGGGTTCATCTACGGTTCCCCCAGACACACTTTCTTCCAGAACATGATCTACCACATACTGGACTCCTCTGTGCCACGGCCTTCGTGTGTTCCCTTGGAGTACATCCCCCTGAGTGTTTTAACCCTTGAAGGTGACTCCATTGCCTACAAGGAGTTAGATGACATGATCGCTACGAGGTGCACATGCCGCTAA
- the LOC139574784 gene encoding septin-8-A-like isoform X1, giving the protein MAATDIDIFANEEERCLELSGHVGFDSLPDQLVSKSVTQGFCFNILCVGETGIGKSTLMNTLFNTLFEAEEASHYQNGVYLRPRTYDLKESNVQLKLTVVDTVGFGDQINKEESFKPIVDYIDTQFETYLQEEMKIKRSLFDYHDTRIHICLYFIAPTGHSLKSLDLVTMKKLDSKVNIIPIIAKADTISKSELHKFKIKIMSELVSNGVQIHQFPTEDEAVTEINSSMNAHLPFAVVGSVEEVEVGNKMVKARLYPWGTVQVENESHCDFVKLREMLLRVNMEDLREQTHARHYELYRRCKLEEMGFTDTDPDNKPFSLQETYEAKRREFLGDLQHNEDDMRQMFVNKVKETEAELKVKERELHERFEQLKRMHQEEKRNLEEKRSDLEEEMNDFNRRKVAAETLMGQSLQGSSQPFRKDKKNFFSLPSAYSLTSGRNLN; this is encoded by the exons ATGGCCGCCACGGACATAGACATTTTCGCT AATGAAGAGGAACGTTGCCTGGAGCTGAGCGGCCATGTTGGGTTTGACAGTCTTCCAGACCAGTTGGTCAGTAAATCAGTCACACAGGGATTCTGCTTCAACATCCTGTGTGTCG GTGAGACAGGGATAGGGAAGTCAACGTTGATGAACACGCTGTTCAACACACTGTTTGAGGCCGAGGAGGCCAGCCACTACCAGAACGGTGTGTACCTGCGGCCCAGGACCTACGACCTGAAGGAGAGCAACGTTCAGCTCAAACTGACCGTAGTCGACACCGTGGGGTTCGGAGACCAGATCAACAAGGAGGAGAG CTTCAAACCCATAGTGGACTATATCGACACCCAGTTTGAGACCTACCTGCAGGAGGAGATGAAGATCAAGCGTTCCCTGTTCGACTACCACGACACCAGGATTCATATCTGTCTCTACTTCATCGCCCCCACCGGACACTCTCTCAAATCACTGGATCTGGTCACCATGAAGAAACTGGACAGCAAG GTAAACATCATCCCCATCATTGCCAAGGCAGACACCATATCTAAGAGCGAGCTGCACAAGTTCAAGATCAAGATCATGTCAGAGCTGGTGAGCAACGGTGTTCAGATCCACCAGTTCCCTACTGAGGACGAGGCTGTCACCGAGATCAACTCCTCTATGAAT GCCCATCTGCCCTTCGCTGTGGTGGGGAGTGTTGAGGAGGTTGAAGTGGGGAATAAGATGGTGAAAGCCAGACTGTACCCCTGGGGAACTGTACAGG TGGAGAACGAGAGCCACTGTGACTTTGTGAAGCTGAGAGAGATGTTGCTGAGAGTGAACATGGAAGACCTGAGAGAGCAGACTCACGCCAGACACTACGAGCTCTACAGACGCTGCAAACTGGAGGAGATGGGATTTACAGATACAGACCCCGACAACAAACCCTTTAG TCTGCAGGAGACGTATGAGGCCAAGCGGAGAGAGTTCCTGGGGGATCTGCAGCATAACGAGGACGACATGAGACAGATGTTTGTCAACAAGGTGAAGGAGACCGAGGCAGAGCTGAAAGTAAAGGAGAGGGAG CTCCATGAGAGGTTTGAGCAGCTGAAGAGGATGCatcaggaggagaagaggaatctggaggagaagaggagtgacctggaggaagagatGAACGACTTCAACAGGAGGAAGGTGGCAGCTGAGACGCTGATGGGTCAGTCTCTACAGGGATCCTCACAACCATTCAGAAAGGACAAGAAGAA